Proteins found in one Miscanthus floridulus cultivar M001 chromosome 4, ASM1932011v1, whole genome shotgun sequence genomic segment:
- the LOC136550836 gene encoding plastid division protein PDV2-like, translating to MEGEEIGLVLSRASDLRTRISACAAAAGAGAPCPRRDAEEAVKRLGAAGDEEEEEAEEVEVEVESLVGISDALESLERQLAALQDLQHQQRYERETILSQIDRSRRSLLTKLKEYKGQDCEVIHEAAAFAGEKIEHDDGLILPPYSNHVTNSFVLDDLYPLSYMSKSKRLHNGLGSDGTAQDGTRTNGLGSRNTGTSKRSSGGGTGAFIGWVAKTAVMVVGAVSIMKAAGYEPVMGRNSIKLDIVGLFGGGGKQATGREERSAPLRCPPGKVMVLENGRAHCVVKERVEVPFDAVLAPPSSRYGLG from the exons ATGGAGGGGGAGGAGATTGGCCTCGTCCTCTCCCGCGCCTCGGACCTCCGCACTAGGATATcggcctgcgccgccgccgcgggggcgggggcgccgTGTCCGCGGCGGGACGCCGAGGAGGCGGTGAAGCGGCTGGGCGCGGcgggggacgaggaggaggaggaggcggaggaggtggaggtggaggtggagagcCTGGTCGGCATCAGCGACGCGCTCGAGTCGCTCGAGCGGCAGCTAGCCGCCCTGCAG GACCTCCAGCACCAACAAAGATACGAACGGGAAACCATCTTGAGCCAGATCGACCGAAGCCGGAGATCCCTGCTAACCAAGCTCAAAGAATACAAGGGGCAGGACTGCGAGGTAATCCATGAGGCTGCTGCTTTTGCTGGTGAGAAAATAGAGCATGACGATGGTCTCATCCTGCCTCCGTACTCGAACCACGTCACCAACTCGTTCGTGCTCGACGACCTGTACCCTCTGAGCTACATgtccaagtccaagcgcttgcacAACGGATTGGGCTCCGACGGAACGGCGCAAGACGGCACGAGAACAAATGGGCTGGGGAGCAGGAATACTGGGACCTCGAAACGCAGCTCGGGAGGAGGGACCGGAGCCTTCATCGGATGGGTGGCTAAGACGGCGGTCATGGTCGTGGGCGCCGTGTCCATCATGAAGGCTGCTGGCTACGAGCCCGTGATGGGGCGGAACAGCATCAAGCTGGACATCGTGGGtctgtttggtggtggtggtaagcaGGCGACCGGCAGAGAAGAGCGGAGCGCTCCTCTGCGTTGCCCTCCTGGCAAAGTGATGGTGCTCGAGAATGGCAGGGCACACTGCGTCGTGA
- the LOC136547952 gene encoding uncharacterized protein, which produces MYGATSYCGDSYFIWQVHAGYWYHIVQIIKIYNLNEAQFCGITKERNDNGKITIFSARALRSCHSQPFSFLEEGETAPSGVVSLADYLGTSVADHIPETPSNLSEEMVRCMAGVYCRLADPPLLAHHRPSSSPSSSLFPAPSAVSPQQHLGGDADMWSPSSYCGRKDGAQLDSRLINPFRVEGLKEFSGPYSTMVEVPAISRGRTRLWEAEDLLQTYKLILYRLETVDLRRMTGEAFWINVHNALVMHAYLKYGVPQNQLKKPNLLVQAECKIAGHAINAAAIQGLVLGCSTHCSSGHWLRTLLHYPRTKTSRASKAGSEEWRAFAVRQPEPLLRFALCSGSHSAPAVRVYFPKRLAQQLEAAREGYVRATAGVWKDHRVLLPKLLDAYARDAGLSPDRLLDAVQRCLPETLRTVVQRCRRGDGRSAGKVVEWVPHRQSFRYLLARDLAFPHLS; this is translated from the exons ATGTATGGAGCAACTTCATACTGTGGCGATAGCTACTTCATATGGCAAGTGCATGCTGGATATTGGTACCACAT TGTCCAGAttataaaaatttacaatctaaacgagGCTCAGTTTTGTGGGATAACCAAGGAACGAAACGATAATGGCAAAATTACCATTTTCTCCGCGAGGGCGCTCCGGTCCTGCCACTCCCAGCCCTTCTCCTTCCTGGAG GAAGGCGAGACGGCGCCGTCAGGAGTGGTGAGCTTGGCGGACTACCTCGGGACGAGTGTGGCGGACCACATCCCGGAGACCCCGAGCAACCTGTCGGAGGAGATGGTGCGGTGCATGGCCGGGGTGTACTGCAGGCTGGCCGATCCGCCGCTGCTGGCGCACCAccggccgtcgtcgtcgccgtcgtcgtcgctgtTCCCGGCGCCGAGCGCGGTCTCCCCGCAGCAGCACCTCGGCGGCGACGCTGACATGTGGAGCCCCAGCAGCTACTGCGGCAGGAAAGACGGCGCCCAGCTCGACTCCAGGCTCATCAACCCGTTCCGCGTCGAGGGGCTCAAGGAGTTCAGCGGGCCCTACAGCACCATGGTCGAGGTGCCGGCCATCTCCCGCGGCCGCACCAGGCTCTGGGAGGCCGAGGACCTGCTCCAGACGTACAA GCTGATTCTTTACCGGCTGGAGACTGTGGATCTGAGGCGGATGACGGGCGAGGCGTTCTGGATCAACGTGCACAACGCGCTGGTGATGCAT GCGTACCTCAAGTATGGCGTCCCGCAGAACCAGCTGAAGAAGCCCAACC TGCTCGTGCAGGCGGAGTGCAAGATCGCCGGGCACGCCATCAACGCGGCGGCCATCCAGGGGTTGGTTCTCGGGTGCAGCACGCACTGCTCCTCCGGACAT TGGCTGCGGACTTTGCTGCACTATCCGAGGACGAAGACGAGCCGGGCGAGCAAAGCCGGGAGCGAGGAGTGGCGAGCCTTCGCCGTCCGGCAGCCGGAGCCTCTTCTGCGCTTCGCGCTTTGCTCCGGCAGCCActct gccccagct GTGCGGGTGTACTTCCCGAAGCGGCTGGCGCAGCAGCTGGAGGCGGCGCGGGAGGGGTACGTCCGCGCCACGGCGGGGGTGTGGAAGGACCACCGGGTGCTGCTGCCCAAGCTGCTGGACGCCTACGCCCGGGACGCCGGCCTCTCGCCCGACCGCCTCCTCGACGCCGTGCAGCGATGCCTCCCGGAGACGCTGCGGACGGTGGTGCAGCGCTGCCGCCGCGGCGACGGCAGGTCCGCAGGCAAGGTCGTCGAGTGGGTGCCTCACCGGCAGAGCTTCCGGTACCTGCTCGCCAGGGACCTCGCCTTCCCGCAcctcagctag